A DNA window from Micromonospora inyonensis contains the following coding sequences:
- a CDS encoding acyl carrier protein has protein sequence MREMTLDDLTRVIRATVGVDDSVDLTADIHDTLFTDLGYDSLALLEVVSRLEKEFPASVPEEMISELRTPRELIEFVNDQLAPAA, from the coding sequence ATGCGTGAGATGACCCTGGACGACCTGACGCGCGTGATCCGCGCGACGGTGGGCGTGGACGACTCGGTCGACCTGACCGCCGACATCCACGACACCCTCTTCACCGACCTCGGCTACGACTCGCTGGCCCTGCTCGAGGTGGTCAGCCGGCTGGAGAAGGAGTTCCCGGCCTCGGTTCCCGAGGAGATGATCAGCGAGCTGCGCACCCCGCGTGAGCTGATCGAGTTCGTCAACGACCAGCTCGCCCCGGCGGCGTGA